In Apium graveolens cultivar Ventura chromosome 10, ASM990537v1, whole genome shotgun sequence, the following are encoded in one genomic region:
- the LOC141688964 gene encoding uncharacterized protein LOC141688964, whose amino-acid sequence MEEDQSSVSARSSSKLVRYPLRSATKSKDAKSPLPVSATCQRGKPPSSVSQSMSVLDLSGKGKSVKPARRLSIPTKSTVTPAPKSVGCITPISEVKSRRSAVTQAKSDTPVSDVSRSSNRKKFTILSSASYWLNQIKLAESAAKHSISLAFFKVAYEAGCEPLQRMREELKNYVRKHDLAEFENTTKQLFESYNIVKSFEQMQVSETISHALEEGTQSSDDNVHSSSTSGTRKLKPKSLNPVGGAQIQGSVDDISKKISPAPRIRSSAVTRGNTSSKSTSIAIGQKTQNKNQKPSKENEKHKVKKQEKKLAAKEATPKNSSVVEKPFEENKENMDAPQLDEISMIES is encoded by the exons ATGGAGGAGGATCAATCTTCTGTCTCTG CGAGATCATCGTCCAAACTTGTGCGATATCCGCTTCGATCGGCAACCAAGTCCAAGGATGCCAAGTCACCTCTCCCTGTTTCTGCTACTTGTCAGAG GGGAAAACCTCCATCAAGTGTGAGTCAAAGCATGAGTGTTCTTGATCTGTCAGGCAAAGGCAAGTCTGTGAAGCCTGCCAGAAGGCTTTCTATACCTACAAAGTCAACTGTCACTCCTGCACCAAAATCAGTTGGCTGTATCACACCAATTTCTGAGGTCAAGTCAAGGAGGTCTGCTGTCACCCAGGCAAAAAGTGATACACCGGTTTCTGATGTTTCCAGATCATCTAACAGAAAGAAGTTTACTATCTTGTCCTCAGCATCATACTGGCTTAATCAGATTAAGCTCGCTGAATCTGCAGCTAAACATTCTATCTCCCTTGCCTTTTTCAAAGTTGCTTATGAAGCTGGATGTGAG CCTCTTCAGAGAATGAGGGAAGAGCTGAAAAACTATGTTCGTAAACATGACCTTGCTGAATTTGAAAATACTACAAAGCAATTATTTGAAAGTTACAATATAGTGAAGAGCTTTGAGCAGATGCAAGTGTCGGAAACCATTTCTCATGCTCTTGAAGAAGGAACTCAATCATCAGATGATAATGTGCATAGTTCTTCTACTTCTGGGACTCGTAAACTAAAACCAAAGTCTTTGAACCCTGTTGGTGGTGCTCAAATCCAAGGTTCGGTTGATGATATTTCTAAGAAGATTAGCCCTGCTCCTAGGATCCGATCTTCGGCAGTGACTAGGGGTAACACAAGTTCTAAATCTACTTCTATTGCTATAGGCCAGAAAACTCAAAACAAAAACCAGAAGCCAAGCAAAGAAAATGAGAAGCATAAGGTTaaaaagcaagaaaagaagctTGCTGCTAAAGAAG CCACCCCCAAGAACTCTTCAGTTGTAGAGAAGCCATTTGAAGAAAACAAAGAAAACATG GATGCTCCACAGTTGGATGAAATCAGTATGATAGAGAGCTAG